In Nitrospirota bacterium, a single genomic region encodes these proteins:
- a CDS encoding HAMP domain-containing protein → MKIPDYLRRNQESLGAKILYLFAGLIVIIYFLFAAFFIYHESKSEKLHLISSGRQLSSLLAHNAKLGVFTENADLLKDPVGGILQNREVMLVQVFTADGKVLKTQKSPYRETREKNVKGVFSMQERAIDTLSKSRSISYSIDENKIEFWAPVISNPSFNEEDLFFDGGPSSSEMKVTGFIRILLTTEFMKKNLRGIFLKSILIPVLLLIPALIVTYLLVRGVTKPLRRLTVEAKALGAGHPVDKVFVERRDEVGKLAEAFNNMADSLRKRDSEKQQLEDQLRQAQKMEAIGTLAGGIAHDFNNILGAMIGYIELLQQRGEDADFVRRGLEQLMSSAEKGETLVKSLLAYSKKQAIYPERVNLNVIAGSIEGILTRLLHEKIDLKIDLAEEDLNILADPVQIERVLMNLAANARDAMQGGGILAVRTRRVRCSEFRAWGREKFTAELQAKCSGSNTDFAEISVTDTGAGMDKQTKERIFDPFFTTKKAGAGTGLGLSIVYGIVRQHNGYIYVDSEPGKGTAFRIYLPLCANAEAEKQETGPETMDNAD, encoded by the coding sequence ATGAAAATTCCAGACTATCTAAGGCGCAATCAGGAAAGCCTCGGGGCGAAAATACTTTACCTGTTCGCGGGTTTGATCGTAATTATATATTTTTTATTTGCCGCGTTTTTTATTTATCACGAGAGCAAATCCGAAAAGCTGCACCTTATATCCAGCGGCAGGCAGCTCTCAAGCCTGCTCGCGCATAATGCGAAACTCGGTGTGTTTACTGAAAACGCGGACCTGCTTAAAGACCCTGTAGGGGGGATTTTACAGAACCGGGAAGTCATGCTGGTACAGGTGTTTACCGCGGACGGAAAAGTTCTGAAGACACAAAAGAGCCCGTACAGAGAGACACGTGAAAAAAACGTCAAAGGCGTATTCAGTATGCAGGAGAGAGCCATTGACACGCTCAGTAAATCCCGGTCGATATCTTATTCCATAGACGAGAATAAGATCGAGTTCTGGGCGCCGGTGATCTCAAACCCTTCCTTCAATGAAGAAGATCTGTTTTTTGATGGAGGTCCTTCCAGCAGTGAAATGAAGGTAACAGGGTTCATCAGGATACTGCTTACTACCGAATTCATGAAAAAAAATCTCAGGGGCATATTCTTAAAGAGCATCCTGATACCAGTACTTCTTCTGATACCAGCTCTGATCGTTACCTATTTGTTAGTCAGGGGCGTTACAAAACCTCTGCGCCGCCTGACCGTGGAGGCAAAGGCATTGGGGGCGGGACATCCGGTCGACAAAGTATTCGTAGAAAGACGCGACGAAGTGGGCAAACTGGCGGAGGCTTTCAACAATATGGCAGACTCCCTGAGAAAAAGGGACTCCGAAAAACAGCAGCTTGAAGACCAGTTGAGGCAGGCGCAAAAAATGGAGGCCATCGGGACCCTTGCGGGAGGTATCGCCCACGACTTCAACAATATCCTCGGGGCGATGATCGGTTACATCGAGCTTCTCCAGCAAAGAGGAGAAGATGCGGACTTTGTCAGGCGCGGCCTTGAGCAGCTTATGTCTTCCGCGGAAAAAGGGGAGACCCTTGTAAAAAGCCTGCTGGCATACAGTAAAAAGCAGGCCATCTACCCCGAGCGCGTAAATCTCAACGTCATTGCCGGCAGCATTGAGGGAATATTGACAAGACTCCTTCATGAAAAAATAGATTTAAAAATCGATCTTGCGGAAGAAGACCTGAATATATTGGCTGACCCGGTACAAATTGAACGGGTACTGATGAACCTCGCGGCAAACGCGAGGGACGCTATGCAAGGCGGAGGGATACTGGCTGTGCGGACGAGAAGGGTCCGGTGTTCAGAGTTCAGAGCATGGGGCAGAGAGAAATTTACAGCGGAGCTTCAGGCCAAATGCTCCGGATCAAATACTGATTTCGCAGAGATCAGTGTCACCGATACAGGGGCCGGCATGGACAAGCAGACGAAGGAGAGGATATTCGACCCGTTCTTTACGACAAAGAAGGCGGGGGCCGGAACAGGGCTCGGGCTTTCCATAGTTTACGGCATTGTCCGCCAGCACAACGGTTACATATACGTGGATAGTGAACCGGGCAAAGGAACAGCATTCAGAATTTATCTGCCTCTCTGCGCAAACGCTGAAGCTGAAAAACAGGAAACAGGCCCTGAAACGATGGATAACGCAGATTGA